In the genome of Campylobacter avium LMG 24591, the window GATAAAACATCAGGTGGCGTCATGAGTGCTGCAAAGATGAAGATTAGCAAGATAGCTATTCTAAAGTGTTTTTTCAAAAAAGCGTCATTTACTATGCCAAGTTTTGCTAGAAAATATGTAAAAATAGGCATTTCAAAGGCAAGTCCAAAGGCTAGCATAAGCTTTATAAAAAAGCCCACATAAAGCCCTATGCTAATTAGCGGTGTGAGGTTGTTTGCCGAACCAAAGATGATTAGAAATTTAAAAGCCATAGGAATTACAATCAAATAACAAAAAGAAGCCCCAAGCAAAAACATAAAAGTAGCGCTCAAAACGAAAGGAAGAACTAATTTTTTTTCATTATCATACAGCCCCGGTGCTACAAAAAGCCAAAATTGCCAAAAAATTACAGGCAAAGAAAATAAAAATCCCGTAAAAAAACTAACCTTCATAGCCGTAAATAGAGGCTCTGGAAGCTCTACGAAAGTCATTTTCTTAGAAAATTCAGGCAGTGCATTTTCAACAGGAATTGTTAAAAACTTAAGTATGTACTCATGAAAGCTAAGGCAGACAAAAAACATCACAATCACGCACACGACAGATATAAACAATCTTTTTCTAAGCTCTATTAAATGCGGTCTTAATTCCTCAAACATTTTTTTCTTTATCCTCGTTTGCTGCTGTTTTATCTGTGTTTTTATCATCTTTTAAATTTTGATTTTCTTTGTCCTCTTTTGCACTTGATAAAATGTCTTTTTTTAGCTCATCAAATTCCTCAAAACTTAATTTTTGCCTTATGTTTTGGTTATACTGCGAAAACTCATCTTTGTATTTTTTGGCTTCCTCTTTGATTTCGTTAATCCTAACTTCTTTGTCTATACTGTCTTTTATATCATCTACGTGTTTTTTCGCAGCCTTTAAGAATTTGGCTATTTGTATAGCCGCATCAGGCAGTTTATCAGGCCCTAAAACAAGAATTGCAACAACTAAAATAACTATGATTTCGCCCATACTCATAAGAGTTTGTCCTTAAAAATTTTCTAGCATAAGTATCTATTTTACAATAAAAATATTAAAAATTCTAGCAAAGTAAAAATAACGCTAATTCATCGCTTAAAAGATAGTTTGTGTTAAAAAACCTTGCATTTTTTTTGTCGAATTTCAATTTTTTCTTTTTTGTTAAAAGCTCTGCTTTTTCTTTTTGCTTGTCATTTAGCCTTTTTTCATCTACGCCAACACAGGAGCGAAGCCCTAAAAACACATGCTCTGTAAGCAAATCCTCATCGTTTAATTTTTCCTTTGTTTTCAAAAGTGGATTTTGTATATAAGAGCTTAAATTTCTTGTGCTGTAAAATCTTGTATCTTTGTAAAAACCAACGCTTGAAAGACCGCAACCGATGTAGTTTGCACCTGTCCAATATGAAAGATTATGCTTGCAAGTTTTACCAAAATTACTTATTTCGTATTGCTTAAAACCTAAATTTTCCAAAGATTTTATTAGGTATTTTGCAAGGAAGCTTGAGTATTTTTTATAGCTTATTTTGTTTGTAAATGCGCCCTCAAGCTCCAAAGAATAAGCACTTATGTGGCTTAAGCTTAAATCTTTTACGCAAGCAAGCTCGTAATTTAGCATTTTTTTATCATCAAATTTACTATCATATATGAGGTCTATGTTTATATTGTTGAAATTTAGCTTTTTTGTATTATCTAAGGCTTTTAAAATTTCTTTTTTGCTGTGAATTCTGCCTAAAAATTTTAATTTATCCTCATTAAAACTTTGAGCCCCAAAAGACAGCCTATTTACCCCAAATTCTTTCATGGCCTTAAGCCATTCATAAGTGCTTGAATTTGGATTTGCCTCGCTTGTGATTTCGCATTTTTCACTTAAAAATTGTTTTAAAAAATCAAAAATTTTTTCATAATAAGAAAAATGCACGCAACTAGGCGTTCCACCGCCTATAAAAACCGTTTGCAAGGACTTGTTTTTCACCCCAAATTTATGCAAAGCCTCTTTTATGTCTAAAAACAAGGCGTCAAAATAGGGCTTTAATTCTCTTTTTTTTAAAGAGGTGAAAGAGCAGTAGTGGCATTTGCTCTCACAAAATGGTATGTGTATGTATAAATTTTTTTGCATTAAAAACCAATTTTTTCTTTTATTCTAATTAAATTTTTATTTGAAATAGGTTAAAATTAATCCAAAATTATTTTCTTATAGGATTTATTTTGCAAGATAAAAAATACAGACTAAATGTCGCAGCTGTGATACTTTCTAGCTCGTATCCATTTGATTGCCGTGTTTTTATAGCTAAGAGAAATGATATGGATGATGTTTGGCAGTTTCCACAAGGCGGCATAGATGAGAATGAAAATCCTAAAAGTGCTATATTAAGGGAGTTAGAAGAAGAAATTGGCACAAAAGATGTTGAATTTATAGCCACTTATCCAAAATGGCTTAATTATGACTTCCCAAGCAAGATAGCTCATAAGATGTATCCTTATGACGGGCAAAGCCAGAAGTATTTTTTGCTTAGATTAAGGCCTAGTGCTAAGATAAATTTAAGGACAAAGCACCCTGAATTTAGCTCTTATAAATTTGTGAATTTGCAAGAATTGTTTAAGATTATTACTCATTTTAAAAGACCGCTTTATGTAAAGGTAATAAAATATTTTCAAGAAAAAGGTTATATTTAATGCTTATAGTTCAAAAATACGGCGGAACAAGCGTTGGAAGCTTAGAGCGAATACAAGCTGTGGCACAAAGGGTAATCGCTTCGAAAAAAGACGGCGTAAAATTAGTTGTTGTTGTCTCTGCTATGAGTGGGGTTACAAATGACTTGATAGACAAGGCGCAGTATTTTTCAAAAAATCCTAGTCCAAGAGAGCTTGATTTGCTTTTAAGTAGTGGTGAAAGAGTTACTTCAGCTTTATTGTCTATAGCTTTAAATGAGGCCGGTTTTAAAAGCATAGCTTTTAGCGGTCGTTTGGCTGGAATTTACACAGATAGCGTTCATACCAAGGCCAGGATAAATAAAATAGACACAACAAACATAAACAAAGCCTTAGATGAGGATAATATAGTCGTAGTTGCCGGCTTTCAAGGCATTGATGAAAAGGGCTTTGCTACAACCTTGGGCAGGGGCGGAAGCGATCTTAGTGCCGTTGCCTTAGCAGGGGCTTTAAAGGCTGATTTGTGTGAAATTTATACTGATGTTGATGGGGTTTATACTACTGATCCTAGGATAGAACCAAAGGCTAGAAAGCTTGATGTGATTTCTTATGATGAGATGTTAGAGCTTGCTTCTTTGGGGGCTAAGGTTTTGCAAAACCGCTCCGTTGAGCTAGCAAAAAAGCTTAATGTAAGATTAGTAACTAGAAGTTCTTTTAACACAAACGAAGGAACCATTATAAGTAAAGAGGATGATAAGATGGAACAAGCATTAGTAAGCGGTATAGCTCTTGATAAAAATCAAGCAAGGCTAACACTAAGAAATATAGAGGATAAACCAGGCATCGCGGCTGAAATTTTTACAGCTCTTGCGAATGAAAATATAAATGTTGATATGATTATACAAAATGTAGGTAGGGACGGAGCTACAAATTTAGGCTTTACCGTGCCTGAAAATGAGCTTGAACTTGCCAAAAATATCATGCGAAAGCTCCTAGGAGAAAATGCACTTATAGAAACAGATAGCGAGGTGGTTAAGGTTTCTGTTGTGGGTGTTGGTATGAAATCACACTCAGGAGTTGCCTCAAAGGCTTTTAAAAGTTTGGCTGATGAGGGCATAAACATAGGTATGATTTCTACAAGCGAGATAAAAATTTCTATGATAGTGGATGAAAAATACGCAGAATTAGCCGTAAGAGCCTTGCATAAGGCTTATGAGCTGGATAAGAAATGACAGAGTTTTTAAAATACACACTTGATTTGATAAGGCATGACAGTGCTTCTATGTCTTGGCTTGAGGATAAGAGATTAGAATTAGCACCGTTGCTTTTTAATAGATTAAAATTGCTAATCCAAGACGGCAGGGCTTTTATCTTTGTAAGTGATGACAATAGGCTGTGGTATGAGGAGTATTTTTTACAAAACATCAACTCAAAGTCTAACAGACCACTAATCCCGTTTTTTTCCTTAAATTCTTTATGCAAAAGACAGATTAAAAACAACGAGGATATAAGCCTTGTCAATGATTTGCTAGAAATTACATTTCCAAATGGTTTTGTTTATTTTTATGTTGGCTTAAGTGCTAGTAATATGGCTAATATTGCAAAGTCAAGGTCTGATAGTTTTTTTATAGTTTTTGATGATGAGCATGTGCAAAATAGCCTTTTTATAAACCAACAAGATGTAAATTTAGATAGCAAACTTATATCGTTTTATAATTTTTTTGATAGCTTGTTAGACGCTATCTTGCTTTCTAGGGTTAATATTTGAGCTTTGTTAGCAAGATTATAATTAGTAGTAATTTTGAAGCCGTTAAAGAAAAACTTTTAAGTGAGTATTCTTCTAGCATAATCAAATTCATACCCAAAGAAGTTACAGATGAATTTTTAATGGACAATGCAAAAGAGGTGCAAAGAGAAAGTTTTATAGCTGAAAACAAAGAAAAAATCATAGTTATAATGGCAAATTCTTTTAGAAACGAGGCGCAAAATTTCTTGCTAAAACTCTTTGAAGAACCGCCAAAAAATATCAAATTTTTACTAGTAAGCCCCTCTAGGAATTTGTTGCTTGCTACTGTTAGGTCTAGATTTATTTGCGAGAATTTAAAAGAGCAAAAGATTAAAAAAGACTTTGATTTAAGCCCAAAAAATTTGGATTTAAAGAATTTTTTCGCATTTTTGCAAAAAAATGAAAATATGGATAAAAATGAACTGCTAGATTTCATACAAGATTTTGCCATGAAAACTTGTCAGTATAAAAATTTAGACGAAAAAGAGCTTGAGTATTTTTACAAATTCTATGAGCTTGCAAGGCTTAATTCAAGGGCAAGTATTATAATCTCAGCTATGTTTTTACTTTTGCAAGAAAGGCTTTAATGCAAGTTTTTAAGATAAGCTCACAGAGTGATTTTAACAAGCTTTGTGCTGATATAAGGCCTCATAAGGTAGGACAAAAGATAATGTCTGAAAAAAGTAAAATTCACTTTTTTTACATAAAAGATATTAGCTCTGCTGCTGCAAATATCTTAAAACAAGACGCCTTAAGAGTTGGTGCTGAGCTAATAACTAAAGAAAGTGTGATTTTAGGCGATAAAGAGCCAAGCAAGGCACTTTTAATGGCCACAAAAGAGCAAATTTCAAAGCTTATTATCAAAGAAAAAAAGCAAGATTTTAAGCTAAAGGATTTAGCTAAATTTTTAGAAAAAGACTTTGCTAAGCCAGAAAAAGTAAAGATTATGGGCGTTTTAAATTTAAACAATGACAGCTTTAACAAGCAAAGTAGGGTGGATGAAACAGACTTTGAAAAAAGGCTTTTAGCTATGCTTGATGAGGGGGCTGATTATATAGATATAGGAGCGGTTTCATCGCGTCCAGGCTCACGCTACTGCGGCAAGGAAGAGGAATTTAAAAGGCTTAACTTTGCTCTTGATTTGATATATAAAAAAAACTACTATGAAAGGGCGATTTTTAGCCTTGATAGCTTTGATGAATACTGCTTAGAATACGCCTTAAACAAAGGCTTTAAGCTCATAAATGATATACAGGGTTTAAGAAATAAAAACTTAGCTATTTTAGCTGAAAAATACAAGGCAAAATACTGCTTAATGCATATGCAAAATGAGCCGCATAATATGCAAGATAATCCGCATTATGACTTCATCCTAGCTGATATTGAGGCTTTTTTTAAGGAAAAACTTGAGCTTTTATCCTCTTTTGGAGTCGATGAAATTTTGCTTGATGTTGGCATAGGCTTTGGTAAGAGTGCTGAGCATAACTTAGTTTTAATCAAGCATTTAGAGCATTTTTTACACTTTCAAAAACCCTTGCTTGTGGGTGCTAGTAGAAAAAGCGTGATAAATGCTTACTATGAAAGCGAGGTCGAGCAAAGACTGCCCGGAAGCTTGTTTTTACACCTAAAAGCTTATGAAAATGGAGCAAGTATCATAAGAACACACGATGTTAAGGAGCATAAACAGCTTTTTGCTATGGCTAAGGCTATGAAAGAGCTAGCTATAAAATAAATCTTATTTTAGCCGATTTTGTACTAAGGGTTTTTAAAAAGGAGGCTAAAATGATAAGGCTTGATGGAAATGCTTTTTACTCTTTTAGCACAGCTTTTAACAAAAATGATAACACTAAAGCCTACTCCTTGCCAGAGGCATTAGAAAAGTTAAAAGAAAGAATGGGCATAGAGAATAAAAAGGCTAGTGATAGTGATGAATTTAGCCTTATGGATCTTATAAGAGAGCTTTATAAGCAGCTTGAAAAAATTAAAGAGCAAATGGATAAAACAGATGATCCTAAGATGAAAATGATGCTAAATTCACAAGCTCTTCAAATAATGGCTCAAATTCTTGAGCTCATAGGACTTGCTATAAAGCAGGAACAAATGAATGCAGCAAGAAAGCAAAGCAAAGTATGAAAAATGCTTAAAAAAGCCTATGAAAAAGTAAAGAACCCTGAAAAGCTAAGATATGAAAAAGTGCTTTCTTTGTATAAAAAACTCTCATCACTTGACTTAAAACAAAAAGATAGCTTAAATGAATTTATGAGTTTAAGCAAGGAAATTTTAAACCTTTTAAATAAAAAGGATCTAAGGGTTTAAAGCTTTCTTAACTAGGCTTTGTTATAATAAATTTAAAAAAATTTAAGGCTTTTTATGGATTATGAGCAGTATTTAGAAAAAGTAAGCTTAGCTAAAAAATATGTAAAGGCATATTATGTGGATGATAAACCCTTAGCAAGTGATGAAGAATACGACAAACTTTTAAGAGAACTTAAGGACTTTGAAAGCAAAAACGAAAGCTTAATATCAAAAGATAGCCCCACTCAATACATAGGCTCTGTTATACAAAGTGAGTTTAAAAAGATAAGACATTTAAAAAAGATGTGGTCTATGGAAGATGTTTTTGATGAAGAGGAGCTAAGAGCTTGGGCAAAAAGAGCAAGGTGTGAAAAGGGCTTTTTTGTGGAGGCTAAATTTGACGGAGCTAGTTTAAATTTGCTTTATGAAGATGGCAAACTAATAAGCGGTGCTACTAGAGGAGATGGAGAAGTAGGAGAGGACATAAGCTTAAATGTCTTAGAGATAGATAATATACCAAAAACTATAGCCTATAAAGGAAAAATAGAAATTCGCGGAGAGGTTTTGATACTAAAGGATGATTTTGAAGCCTTAAACGAAAGCAGGGCAAAAGAGGCACAAAGTCTTTTTGCAAATCCTAGAAACGCAGCTTCTGGCTCTTTAAGACAGCTTGATACCAGCATAACAAGGGCTAGAAAGCTTAAATTTTATCCTTGGGGTGTGGGAGAGCATTCTTTAAATTTTAAAAAACATAGCGAGATTATGGACTTTATAAGAGCTCTTGGCTTTTTAAAGGATGATTTTATAAGGCTTTGTGAAAATTTAGATGAGGTTTTAAAAGCCTATAAGGAGCTTTTAGCCCTAAGAGATAAAAAGCCTATGATGATGGATGGTATGGTTGTTAGGATAGATGATTTAGCTCTTTGTGAAAGCCTTGGCTACACGGTTAAATTTCCAAGATTTATGGCAGCCTTTAAATTTCCAGCTCTTGAAAAAAGCACAAAATTACTTGGAGTGAATTTACAGGTTGGAAGAAGTGGGCTTGTAACTCCGGTTGCAGTTTTAGAGCCTGTTGAGCTAGACGGCGTTAGAGTAAGCTCTGCAAGCTTGCATAATTTTGATGAGATTGCCCGTCTTGATATAAGGATAAATGACTATGTAGCTGTGATTAGAAGCGGTGATGTCATACCAAAGATAACTAATGTTTATAAAGATAGAAGAGAGGGCAAAGAGCTTTTAATAAGTCGTCCAAGGCTTTGTCCTGTTTGTGAAAGTGAGCTTTTGGATGAGGGAATTTTGATAAGATGTCAGAACTTAAACTGCGAGGCTAGGCTTGTTAATTCCATAATCTACTTTGTTTCAAAAAGATGTATGAACATAGACGGGCTTGGAGAAAGCATAGTAGAGCTTCTATATAAGCACAAAAAGATATCTTCCATAGAAAGCATATATTCTTTAAAATATAGTGATTTTGAAAATTTAGAGGGCTTTAAGGATAAGAAGATAAACAATCTTTTAAGCTCCATAGAAGCTTCAAAGGATAATGAGCTTTTTAAATTCATCTCAGCACTTGGCATAGAGCACATAGGAGAGGTGGCTGCTAAAAAGATAGCTTCTTGCTTTTCCTTTGAGTGGCTGGATAAGAAAAAAGAGGATTTTGAAAAGCTAGAGGGCTTTGGAGAGCAAATGGCACTTTCTTTGGAGGATTTTTTAGCTATAAATAAAGAAAGAATTTTGCATTTTTACAGCATTTTAAGGCTTAAAAACACCCAGCAAGAAAGTAAAACTTCTATATTTACAGGCAAGGTAGTGGTAATAACAGGAAGCTTATCAAAACCAAGAGATGAGTTTAAGGCTTTGCTTGAGAGTATGGGAGCAAAGGTATCTTCTTCTATCTCAGCAAAGACTGATTTTTTACTATGCGGCAAGGATGCTGGCTCAAAGCTTGAAAAGGCTAAGGCACTAGGCATTAAGATACTTAGTGAGGAAGAGTTTAACTCTTTATTAGTATGAGTTTTTTTGCTATCCTAGCTCTTTTTATAATAGCTCTTGCTTGGCAAGATCTTGTTTATGTATTTTTCTTTTCTATCTTTATCTTTTATGCTATTTATAGAGAAAATTTAAGTTTTTTAAAGGCTAGAAAGCTCATCATAAAAAAGGCAAGCATACAAAAAAATTCTTTTTTTGATAAGCTTAGCAAGGGCAGGGCTTATACTAAGATACTTTCTTTTTGTTTTAGTATAAGCTTAGTATGCTCCTTGCTTTTAAATTTGATGTATGCAAATAAGCTTGATTTGCTTTTTTTCTTTTTGATTTTTCCTCTTGTTTTTTTACTTCTTAAATTTATTTTAAAAAGCCAGTTTAAGTCAAGCTCTTATAATATCTTTTATTTCATAGCCTTTTCAGCCTTTTTTTCAGCCCTTATTTATGCTATTTTAAATGCATTTACTAAAGAGCCCTTAGAAGCCTTTGTTTATCTTAAAGAAAATATAGATCTTTATAAGATAAGCTCTTTTTCTTTTTTAAATTTTTTCTCTCAAGGCGTGCATATCCTAGCTGTTTTAAAGAATTTTTTATTGCTTTATTTTGATAATCTCGCCATAGAAATCTTAATCTTTTGCTTTGATTTTATAAATTCTTTTTTTTCCTTTTTAGCGCTTGGCTTTCTATACTCTTTTTGCTTTCGTAAAAAGGCTTATATCTTTCTTGTTTTATTTTTAGGATTGCTTTTATTTTTTGTTTATGATGATAAGAGAAATAAGGAAAAGATTTATCAAGATTCCTTGCCCTTTATCTTTGAAAACATTAAAAATGCCAATATCTTAGATGAAAATTTAACTTATATCAAAGAAAATTTAAAGCACAATGTACATTTTTTAAAAAGCTTTAAGCAAATTTTAGAAAAATCAGCTCTTGATATAGGCTTTTGGTGGTTTAGTGCTGAAAAAAAAGAGCTTGAAAAAGAGCTTGAAAAGGCTTTAAATGAGATATGATAGCTTTGTAAGTAAAAGGCTTAAAATTTCAAGAAATAAAGCCTTAGAACTCATAGAAAAAGAACAAATTTCTTTAAATTCCTTGCATTTTAAGCCCTCTTTTAACGTTGCAAACTATCTTTTAAGCCTTGATAAAAACTTAAAAAATACCGATGATATTTTAGAAAATAAGCTTTTAAGCTTGGAGCTAAGGGAAAAAATTTATGTAAGCAGGGCAGCTTTTAAACTAAAGGGCTTTTTAGAGGAGCTAAGCCTAGATATAAAGGATAAAATTTGCCTTGACATCGGGGCTTCAAAGGGCGGTTTTGTAGAGCTTTTGCTTGAAAAGGGTGCTAAGGAAATCACAGCCTTAGATGTAGGCTCTATGCAGCTTGATGAGAGCTTAAGAGAAAATTCAAAGGTAAGATCTGTGGAAAAGACGGATTTAAGGGACTTTAAAAGCACTGTGAAATTTGATTTGATAACCTGTGATGTGAGCTTTATATCCTTGATAAAACTTTTAAAATATATAGATAATTTTGCAAAAAAGGATATAATTTTGCTTTTTAAACCCCAATTTGAGTTAGGCATAGAGGCAAAAAGAAGCAAAAACGGGCTTTGTTTGGATGAAGAAAAGATAAGTTTTGCAAGGCAAAATTTTCAAAAACAGTGCGAGGCTTTGTGCTGGAGCTTAAGACTTAGCAAGGCTTCTACTTTAAGAGGAAAGAATGGAAATATCGAGTATTTTTACTATTACCAAAAAGGATGAGTTAAAAGACCTAGCCATAGGTTGCTTTGATGGGCTTCACTTAGCACATTTTGCCCTTTTTAAAGAACTTACAGATAAGGCAGGAATTTTACTGATAGATAAATCTTATAAATACAATCTAAGTCCAAACGAGGATAAAAAGAAAATCCTAAATTTTAGTATCTTTTCTTTGGATTTTAAGGAAATTAAAACTATGCAAGGAGATGAGTTTTTAAGGGCTTTAAAGCTTGAGTTTAAGTCTTTAAAAAAGCTTGTTTTGGGCTATGATTTTCGCTTTGGGCTAAATAGAGCCTTTAGTGCTTATGATGTGGAAAGGATAAGTGGGATTAAAACCGTGGTAGTGCCAGAGTTTAAGCTTGATGGCTTAAGTGTGCATTCAAAGCTAATAAGAGAATTTTTAAAAGAGGGTAAGATACAAAAGGCAAATAAATTTTTAGGCAGGAGCTATAGTGTAAAGGGCAAAATCATAAAGGGGCAAGGACTTGGCTCAAAAGAGCTAGTAGCTACTATAAATTTAGACTGCGAAGATAAGTATTTGCTACCCAAAAACGGCGTTTATGCCACAGTTACAAAGATAAATTCTAAGCTTTTTAAGTCAGTATCCTTTGTAGGCATTAGAAATACAGACTTAAATTTTAGCCTTGAAACGCACATTTTAGAGGATTTTAAAGAAGAAAATTTTAAAGAAGCTAGGGTATTTTTTCTAGACTTTTTAAGAGAAAATCAAAAATTTCAAAATTTATACGAGCTTAAAAAGCAAATTCTAAAAGACTGCGATGAGGCAAGTAGCATTTTAAAAAAGGAAAAACTTAATGAAAGATGAGCTTTTTAAAAAGGATAGCAAAAAGCAGTTTGAATTTGATGAAAGTGTGGTAGCTGTTTTTGATGATATGATAAGTCGCTCTGTGCCTTTTTATGATGAAAATTTAAGGCTTTGCGTGGCTTTGTTAGCTAAATTTGCTAAGAAAAATTCCTTGCTGTGTGATTTGGGCTGTTCTACTGCTACTTTTTTGCTTGAAGCCTTTAAAAAAAGGCCTGATTTGCTTTTGCACGGCGTGGATAATTCAAAGCCTATGCTTGATAATGCTAAAAAAAGAGCTAAGGCTTACGGAGCAAATATAAGCTTTCATTATTTTAATCTAAGCGAGTTTAGTTTTTTTAAAGCCGATGTTTTCATAGCAAATTATACTATCCAGTTCATTAGACCCCTAAAAAGACAAGAGCTTGTTAATAAAATTTATGAGAATTTAAATGAGGGAGGCTTTTTTATCTTAAGTGAAAAAATCATCTTTGAGGATGGTTTTTTAAGCAAGAAAATGATAGAGCTTCATCAAGAGTATAAACTTAAAAATGGTTATTCTAGCCTTGAAATTTCAAACAAAAGAGAGGCTTTGGAAAATGTGCTTGTGCCATATAGCGAGAAAGAAAATTTAGCCCTGCTTGAAAATGCTGGTTTTAAAAGGATAGAAAGCATTTTTAAGTGGGCTAATTTTGAGACTTTTCTGGCTTTTAAAGACTAAAATTTCTTTCTTTCCTCATCATCATAAGAAAAGATAGGCAAGGACCATTTGTTTTTAA includes:
- the ligA gene encoding NAD-dependent DNA ligase LigA, with protein sequence MDYEQYLEKVSLAKKYVKAYYVDDKPLASDEEYDKLLRELKDFESKNESLISKDSPTQYIGSVIQSEFKKIRHLKKMWSMEDVFDEEELRAWAKRARCEKGFFVEAKFDGASLNLLYEDGKLISGATRGDGEVGEDISLNVLEIDNIPKTIAYKGKIEIRGEVLILKDDFEALNESRAKEAQSLFANPRNAASGSLRQLDTSITRARKLKFYPWGVGEHSLNFKKHSEIMDFIRALGFLKDDFIRLCENLDEVLKAYKELLALRDKKPMMMDGMVVRIDDLALCESLGYTVKFPRFMAAFKFPALEKSTKLLGVNLQVGRSGLVTPVAVLEPVELDGVRVSSASLHNFDEIARLDIRINDYVAVIRSGDVIPKITNVYKDRREGKELLISRPRLCPVCESELLDEGILIRCQNLNCEARLVNSIIYFVSKRCMNIDGLGESIVELLYKHKKISSIESIYSLKYSDFENLEGFKDKKINNLLSSIEASKDNELFKFISALGIEHIGEVAAKKIASCFSFEWLDKKKEDFEKLEGFGEQMALSLEDFLAINKERILHFYSILRLKNTQQESKTSIFTGKVVVITGSLSKPRDEFKALLESMGAKVSSSISAKTDFLLCGKDAGSKLEKAKALGIKILSEEEFNSLLV
- a CDS encoding HobA family DNA replication regulator, with the protein product MTEFLKYTLDLIRHDSASMSWLEDKRLELAPLLFNRLKLLIQDGRAFIFVSDDNRLWYEEYFLQNINSKSNRPLIPFFSLNSLCKRQIKNNEDISLVNDLLEITFPNGFVYFYVGLSASNMANIAKSRSDSFFIVFDDEHVQNSLFINQQDVNLDSKLISFYNFFDSLLDAILLSRVNI
- a CDS encoding DNA polymerase III subunit delta', producing MSFVSKIIISSNFEAVKEKLLSEYSSSIIKFIPKEVTDEFLMDNAKEVQRESFIAENKEKIIVIMANSFRNEAQNFLLKLFEEPPKNIKFLLVSPSRNLLLATVRSRFICENLKEQKIKKDFDLSPKNLDLKNFFAFLQKNENMDKNELLDFIQDFAMKTCQYKNLDEKELEYFYKFYELARLNSRASIIISAMFLLLQERL
- the tatC gene encoding twin-arginine translocase subunit TatC, whose product is MFEELRPHLIELRKRLFISVVCVIVMFFVCLSFHEYILKFLTIPVENALPEFSKKMTFVELPEPLFTAMKVSFFTGFLFSLPVIFWQFWLFVAPGLYDNEKKLVLPFVLSATFMFLLGASFCYLIVIPMAFKFLIIFGSANNLTPLISIGLYVGFFIKLMLAFGLAFEMPIFTYFLAKLGIVNDAFLKKHFRIAILLIFIFAALMTPPDVLSQFLMAIPLCLLYALSIYIAKKVNPAKDEDNA
- a CDS encoding RNA pyrophosphohydrolase, with the translated sequence MLQDKKYRLNVAAVILSSSYPFDCRVFIAKRNDMDDVWQFPQGGIDENENPKSAILRELEEEIGTKDVEFIATYPKWLNYDFPSKIAHKMYPYDGQSQKYFLLRLRPSAKINLRTKHPEFSSYKFVNLQELFKIITHFKRPLYVKVIKYFQEKGYI
- a CDS encoding aspartate kinase, which codes for MLIVQKYGGTSVGSLERIQAVAQRVIASKKDGVKLVVVVSAMSGVTNDLIDKAQYFSKNPSPRELDLLLSSGERVTSALLSIALNEAGFKSIAFSGRLAGIYTDSVHTKARINKIDTTNINKALDEDNIVVVAGFQGIDEKGFATTLGRGGSDLSAVALAGALKADLCEIYTDVDGVYTTDPRIEPKARKLDVISYDEMLELASLGAKVLQNRSVELAKKLNVRLVTRSSFNTNEGTIISKEDDKMEQALVSGIALDKNQARLTLRNIEDKPGIAAEIFTALANENINVDMIIQNVGRDGATNLGFTVPENELELAKNIMRKLLGENALIETDSEVVKVSVVGVGMKSHSGVASKAFKSLADEGINIGMISTSEIKISMIVDEKYAELAVRALHKAYELDKK
- the tatB gene encoding Sec-independent protein translocase protein TatB, with product MSMGEIIVILVVAILVLGPDKLPDAAIQIAKFLKAAKKHVDDIKDSIDKEVRINEIKEEAKKYKDEFSQYNQNIRQKLSFEEFDELKKDILSSAKEDKENQNLKDDKNTDKTAANEDKEKNV
- the tlyA gene encoding 23S rRNA (cytidine-2'-O)-methyltransferase TlyA, producing MRYDSFVSKRLKISRNKALELIEKEQISLNSLHFKPSFNVANYLLSLDKNLKNTDDILENKLLSLELREKIYVSRAAFKLKGFLEELSLDIKDKICLDIGASKGGFVELLLEKGAKEITALDVGSMQLDESLRENSKVRSVEKTDLRDFKSTVKFDLITCDVSFISLIKLLKYIDNFAKKDIILLFKPQFELGIEAKRSKNGLCLDEEKISFARQNFQKQCEALCWSLRLSKASTLRGKNGNIEYFYYYQKG
- the hemW gene encoding radical SAM family heme chaperone HemW, which encodes MQKNLYIHIPFCESKCHYCSFTSLKKRELKPYFDALFLDIKEALHKFGVKNKSLQTVFIGGGTPSCVHFSYYEKIFDFLKQFLSEKCEITSEANPNSSTYEWLKAMKEFGVNRLSFGAQSFNEDKLKFLGRIHSKKEILKALDNTKKLNFNNINIDLIYDSKFDDKKMLNYELACVKDLSLSHISAYSLELEGAFTNKISYKKYSSFLAKYLIKSLENLGFKQYEISNFGKTCKHNLSYWTGANYIGCGLSSVGFYKDTRFYSTRNLSSYIQNPLLKTKEKLNDEDLLTEHVFLGLRSCVGVDEKRLNDKQKEKAELLTKKKKLKFDKKNARFFNTNYLLSDELALFLLC
- the folP gene encoding dihydropteroate synthase; protein product: MQVFKISSQSDFNKLCADIRPHKVGQKIMSEKSKIHFFYIKDISSAAANILKQDALRVGAELITKESVILGDKEPSKALLMATKEQISKLIIKEKKQDFKLKDLAKFLEKDFAKPEKVKIMGVLNLNNDSFNKQSRVDETDFEKRLLAMLDEGADYIDIGAVSSRPGSRYCGKEEEFKRLNFALDLIYKKNYYERAIFSLDSFDEYCLEYALNKGFKLINDIQGLRNKNLAILAEKYKAKYCLMHMQNEPHNMQDNPHYDFILADIEAFFKEKLELLSSFGVDEILLDVGIGFGKSAEHNLVLIKHLEHFLHFQKPLLVGASRKSVINAYYESEVEQRLPGSLFLHLKAYENGASIIRTHDVKEHKQLFAMAKAMKELAIK
- a CDS encoding bifunctional riboflavin kinase/FAD synthetase, with translation MEISSIFTITKKDELKDLAIGCFDGLHLAHFALFKELTDKAGILLIDKSYKYNLSPNEDKKKILNFSIFSLDFKEIKTMQGDEFLRALKLEFKSLKKLVLGYDFRFGLNRAFSAYDVERISGIKTVVVPEFKLDGLSVHSKLIREFLKEGKIQKANKFLGRSYSVKGKIIKGQGLGSKELVATINLDCEDKYLLPKNGVYATVTKINSKLFKSVSFVGIRNTDLNFSLETHILEDFKEENFKEARVFFLDFLRENQKFQNLYELKKQILKDCDEASSILKKEKLNER